A genomic stretch from Dama dama isolate Ldn47 chromosome 10, ASM3311817v1, whole genome shotgun sequence includes:
- the POLR3K gene encoding DNA-directed RNA polymerase III subunit RPC10 has translation MLLFCPGCGNGLIVEEGQRCHRFACNTCPYVHNVTRKVTNRKYPKLKEVDDVLGGAAAWENVDSTAEPCPKCEHPRAYFMQLQTRSADEPMTTFYKCCNAQCGHRWRD, from the exons ATGCTGCTCTTCTGCCCGGGCTGCGGGAACGGGCTGATCGTCGAGGAGGGGCAGCGCTGCCACCGCTTCGCCTGCAACACCTGCCCCTACGTGCACAACGTCACGCGCAAG GTAACAAATCGGAAGTATCCAAAGCTGAAAGAAGTGGATGATGTGCTTGGTGGAGCAGCTGCCTGGGAGAATGTTGACTCTACTGCAG AGCCGTGTCCCAAGTGTGAACATCCTCGAGCCTACTTCATGCAGCTTCAGACCCGCTCTGCAGACGAGCCCATGACCACCTTCTACAAGTGCTGCAACGCTCAGTGTGGACACCGATGGCGGGACTGA